From one Pseudactinotalea sp. HY158 genomic stretch:
- a CDS encoding LPXTG cell wall anchor domain-containing protein: MNRTTRLSSFATVVLLLFAPSAAVAADGRLADTGSTFPIGLGIAGAIVLLGGIAAFVISKVRKRSE; encoded by the coding sequence ATGAACCGCACCACCCGCCTGTCCTCGTTCGCCACGGTCGTCCTCCTGCTCTTTGCCCCGAGCGCCGCGGTGGCGGCCGACGGCCGTCTCGCCGACACCGGTTCCACCTTCCCGATCGGGCTCGGCATCGCCGGCGCCATCGTGCTCCTCGGCGGAATCGCCGCGTTCGTGATCTCGAAGGTCCGCAAGCGCAGCGAGTAG
- a CDS encoding acyl-CoA thioesterase II: MSSTDPAPGPLEAVLAALDLERLGADEFRGATLPQLNGRVYGGQVLAQSLIAAEQTVPAGRLAHSLHGYFLRPGDLDEPVTFTVERMRDGRSFSARRTHAVQFGKPILSMIASFQEDQPGLVHAEPMPVVPGPDELPSSVDLFSAIDHPAARFFYRNGAFDMRHVQPQLFTGPDPERSTTQQLWLRARSPVRADQGRQRALLAYACDQVMLEPIMRAHGLSWLTRGASVASLDHAMWWHRDVDLSEWLLFSQSTPSAQGGRGLGAATVYSRDGRLVATMAQEGMIRVPEGSGD; this comes from the coding sequence ATGAGTTCGACGGACCCGGCACCCGGCCCGCTCGAGGCGGTGCTCGCGGCCCTCGACCTCGAACGGCTCGGCGCCGACGAGTTCCGCGGCGCCACCCTGCCGCAGCTCAACGGTCGGGTCTACGGCGGGCAGGTGCTCGCGCAGTCGCTCATCGCCGCCGAGCAGACCGTGCCCGCGGGCCGGCTGGCCCATTCGCTGCACGGCTACTTCCTGCGCCCCGGGGACCTCGACGAGCCCGTCACGTTCACCGTCGAGCGGATGCGCGACGGCCGCTCATTCAGCGCCCGGCGCACCCACGCGGTGCAGTTCGGCAAGCCGATCCTGTCGATGATCGCCTCGTTCCAGGAGGATCAGCCCGGGCTGGTCCACGCCGAGCCGATGCCGGTCGTGCCGGGCCCCGACGAGCTGCCCAGCTCCGTCGACCTGTTCAGTGCCATCGACCATCCCGCCGCGCGGTTCTTCTACCGGAACGGCGCCTTCGACATGCGCCACGTGCAGCCCCAGCTGTTCACGGGCCCCGATCCCGAGCGGTCGACCACCCAGCAGCTGTGGCTGCGGGCGCGCTCGCCGGTGCGCGCCGACCAGGGGCGCCAGCGGGCGCTGCTCGCCTACGCGTGCGATCAGGTGATGCTCGAGCCGATCATGCGCGCCCACGGCCTGAGCTGGCTCACGCGTGGGGCGTCGGTGGCCTCGCTCGATCACGCGATGTGGTGGCACCGCGACGTGGACCTGTCCGAGTGGCTGCTGTTCAGCCAGTCGACCCCCTCGGCCCAGGGCGGCCGCGGGCTCGGGGCCGCCACGGTGTACAGCCGCGACGGCCGGCTCGTGGCCACGATGGCCCAGGAGGGCATGATCCGGGTGCCGGAGGGCTCCGGCGACTGA
- a CDS encoding globin, with the protein MRQAAPRPARRPAREDSFWAQVGGTATFTKITKRFYEQVADDPVMREMYPEEDLGPAEGRLRLFLEQYWGGPTTYSDTRGHPRLRMRHVPYAVTPAARDRWLACMRVAVRDAGLAPLHAATLWDYLERAAHSLVNTFEEGDR; encoded by the coding sequence TTGCGACAGGCGGCCCCGCGGCCGGCGCGGCGACCCGCCCGCGAGGACAGCTTCTGGGCGCAGGTGGGCGGCACGGCCACGTTCACGAAGATCACCAAGCGCTTCTACGAGCAGGTGGCCGACGACCCGGTCATGCGGGAGATGTACCCCGAGGAGGACCTCGGGCCGGCCGAGGGGCGGCTGCGACTGTTCCTCGAGCAGTACTGGGGCGGACCCACGACCTACTCCGACACGCGCGGCCACCCGCGGCTGCGGATGCGGCACGTGCCCTACGCCGTCACGCCCGCGGCCCGGGACCGGTGGCTCGCGTGCATGCGGGTCGCCGTCCGCGACGCCGGGCTCGCGCCCCTGCACGCGGCCACCCTCTGGGACTACCTCGAGCGGGCCGCGCACTCGCTCGTGAACACGTTCGAGGAGGGCGATCGATGA